A single region of the Leptothrix cholodnii SP-6 genome encodes:
- a CDS encoding HD-GYP domain-containing protein, whose protein sequence is MALISLSPRHLHLRAALPFRVYDANGMLMLASGTAIEHEAQLQTLRSKALFADDSEAQGWLERANQTVQALMLDDAPLQQIAVARWRDTGSGAALTRESLGRAGGDSPSRQRCASALDTNISLIERWESQMQQVTALLREGQRDSGWLERLYLAVTISNSLAESHPNEVLFLMIQHAAHQTRHYSSHHAALCAVICTRVATALQWTDDEVQALSLASITMNLSMTALQDRLATQKEPPTPEQREQIQSHALRSASELAAIGVRDPRWLKVVRLHHDRSLLETPLARLDSSSRLARLLGVVDRFTAKVSRRASRSPMSPLAAARDACVGPDGRPDELGSALLKTLGMYPPGSYVQLATGEIGVVLARGGKANEPMVAALVGTSGLPLADPVLRDTSRTGRAVTGAVAVADVRVRIHHEKLLELI, encoded by the coding sequence ATGGCCCTGATCTCACTGTCACCCCGACACCTGCATCTGCGGGCAGCGTTGCCCTTCCGGGTCTACGACGCCAACGGCATGCTGATGCTCGCCAGCGGCACTGCGATCGAACACGAGGCGCAACTGCAGACGCTGCGCAGCAAGGCCCTGTTTGCCGATGACAGCGAGGCCCAAGGCTGGCTGGAGCGGGCCAACCAGACGGTGCAGGCGCTGATGCTCGACGACGCGCCGCTGCAGCAGATCGCCGTGGCGCGCTGGCGCGACACCGGCAGCGGCGCCGCCCTGACACGCGAATCGCTCGGCAGAGCCGGCGGCGACAGCCCATCGAGGCAGCGCTGCGCGTCCGCACTGGACACCAACATCTCGCTGATCGAGCGCTGGGAGAGCCAGATGCAGCAGGTCACTGCCCTGCTGCGCGAAGGCCAGCGCGACAGCGGCTGGCTCGAACGCCTCTACCTCGCCGTGACGATCTCGAACAGCCTGGCCGAGAGCCATCCGAACGAAGTGCTGTTCCTGATGATCCAGCACGCCGCGCACCAGACTCGCCACTACAGCAGCCACCACGCCGCACTCTGCGCGGTGATCTGCACACGGGTGGCCACCGCCTTGCAGTGGACCGACGACGAGGTGCAGGCACTCAGCCTGGCGTCGATCACGATGAACCTGTCGATGACGGCCCTGCAGGACCGGCTCGCGACGCAGAAGGAACCGCCCACACCCGAACAGCGCGAGCAGATACAGAGCCACGCCCTCCGGTCGGCCTCCGAACTGGCGGCGATCGGCGTGCGCGACCCGCGGTGGTTGAAGGTGGTGCGCCTGCACCACGACCGCAGCCTGCTCGAGACGCCGCTCGCCCGGCTCGATTCGTCGAGCCGGCTGGCCCGCCTGCTGGGCGTGGTCGACCGCTTCACCGCCAAGGTCAGCCGGCGGGCCTCACGCTCGCCGATGTCGCCGCTGGCCGCGGCACGTGACGCCTGCGTCGGCCCCGACGGGCGACCCGACGAGCTGGGGTCGGCCCTGCTCAAGACGCTGGGCATGTATCCGCCGGGCAGCTACGTGCAACTGGCGACCGGCGAGATCGGCGTGGTGCTGGCACGAGGCGGCAAGGCCAACGAGCCGATGGTGGCTGCGCTGGTCGGCACGAGCGGCCTGCCGCTGGCCGATCCGGTCCTGCGCGACACCTCCCGCACGGGCCGCGCCGTCACCGGCGCCGTGGCCGTGGCCGACGTGCGGGTGCGGATCCATCACGAAAAGCTGCTCGAGCTGATCTGA
- the flhC gene encoding flagellar transcriptional regulator FlhC yields the protein MRAKSILTEAKQIERAITLIKLGARLQVLESETDLSYERLLRLYKEVAGKSPSKGQLPFSTDWFMTWQPNIHASLFLNTHEYLNKVAEMEEIDTIIKAYQLYLEQTQSQGLEPLLSVTRAWRLVKFVDNGMLTMTACSKCGGHFVTHPHEIAKHYVCGLCNPPARAGKGKASGGLQLH from the coding sequence ATGCGAGCCAAGAGCATCCTGACCGAAGCCAAGCAGATCGAGCGTGCCATCACGCTGATCAAGCTCGGTGCACGCCTGCAGGTGCTGGAGTCGGAGACCGACCTGTCCTACGAGCGCCTGCTGCGCCTGTACAAGGAAGTCGCCGGCAAGTCGCCGAGCAAGGGCCAGCTGCCCTTTTCGACCGACTGGTTCATGACCTGGCAGCCCAACATCCACGCCAGCCTGTTCCTGAACACGCACGAGTACCTGAACAAGGTCGCCGAGATGGAGGAGATCGACACCATCATCAAGGCCTACCAGCTCTACCTCGAGCAGACGCAATCGCAGGGTCTCGAGCCCCTGTTGTCGGTGACCCGTGCCTGGCGGCTGGTCAAGTTCGTCGACAACGGCATGCTCACGATGACCGCCTGCTCCAAGTGCGGCGGCCACTTCGTGACCCACCCGCACGAGATCGCCAAGCACTACGTGTGCGGCCTGTGCAACCCGCCGGCGCGGGCCGGCAAGGGCAAGGCCAGCGGCGGCCTGCAGCTTCACTGA
- a CDS encoding tetratricopeptide repeat protein, translating into MLHLVVSRNTEDLAWLHQLPARCSVRVYNHGAPLDPGRLPEGTQVVPMQGGGASAASYLHHLKTVGATGADDHTVFTPGNPFVHAPAFLELLRKPHRWGDVQPLSIHGAPTTAQGRGIPPHRLAERDARDWIGAMAVRPERYSLCTWGSVHFMDEQAWRHAEHHRRQHDLPDGTNLAAHFYELCGLTRLAEDAADADIGLMAYGGVFAVRGRAIAALLADAAPQLDQIATLCRADPHYPWVLERCWLHLFGLPYVRLEALARPTEAITPMATSLSRVVASIDALLARAEGEPAPRHARRVEAAAPARLQSLRDQARSALSAGDADRAMALLRQAVQAAPQDVEILADTAALAFQRGDLATAVPMARRALLLEPQHAASQFTLAMSLAALGEQHESLSLFDGLMHADCARSFRTEHPELAAIAARQSHHLLQQQQQRSTALA; encoded by the coding sequence ATGCTCCACCTCGTCGTCTCTCGCAACACCGAAGACCTGGCCTGGCTGCATCAGCTGCCCGCCCGATGCAGCGTGCGGGTCTACAACCACGGCGCACCGCTCGATCCGGGCCGCCTGCCCGAAGGCACGCAGGTCGTCCCGATGCAGGGCGGCGGCGCCAGCGCTGCCAGTTATCTGCATCACCTCAAGACCGTCGGCGCCACCGGCGCGGACGATCACACCGTCTTCACGCCCGGCAATCCCTTCGTGCACGCGCCGGCCTTCCTGGAACTGCTGCGCAAGCCGCACCGCTGGGGCGACGTGCAGCCGCTGTCGATTCACGGCGCCCCGACCACCGCGCAGGGCCGCGGCATCCCGCCCCATCGGCTGGCCGAGCGCGACGCGCGCGACTGGATCGGCGCGATGGCGGTACGCCCGGAGCGCTACAGCCTGTGCACCTGGGGCTCGGTGCATTTCATGGACGAGCAGGCCTGGCGCCACGCCGAACACCATCGCCGCCAGCACGACCTGCCGGACGGCACCAACCTGGCGGCCCATTTCTACGAACTCTGCGGCCTGACGCGCCTGGCCGAAGACGCGGCCGACGCCGACATCGGCCTGATGGCCTACGGTGGCGTGTTCGCGGTACGCGGCCGGGCGATCGCCGCCCTGCTGGCCGACGCCGCGCCGCAGCTCGACCAGATCGCCACGCTGTGCCGGGCCGACCCGCATTACCCGTGGGTGCTCGAACGCTGCTGGCTGCACCTGTTCGGCCTGCCCTATGTGCGCCTCGAAGCACTCGCGCGCCCGACCGAGGCGATCACGCCGATGGCCACCAGCCTGTCGCGCGTGGTCGCGTCGATCGATGCCCTGCTGGCGCGAGCCGAAGGCGAACCGGCGCCACGCCACGCGCGCCGGGTCGAGGCGGCCGCGCCCGCTCGCCTGCAATCCTTGCGTGACCAGGCGCGCAGCGCGCTGAGCGCGGGCGATGCCGACCGGGCGATGGCCTTGCTGCGACAGGCGGTGCAAGCCGCGCCACAGGATGTCGAGATCCTGGCCGACACCGCGGCGCTGGCCTTCCAGCGCGGCGACCTCGCCACGGCGGTGCCGATGGCACGCCGCGCGCTGCTGCTCGAGCCACAGCACGCCGCCAGTCAGTTCACCCTCGCGATGAGCCTGGCCGCGCTGGGCGAGCAGCATGAATCGCTGAGCCTGTTCGACGGGCTGATGCACGCGGACTGCGCGCGCAGCTTCCGCACCGAACACCCCGAACTGGCCGCCATCGCGGCGCGGCAGTCGCACCACCTGCTCCAGCAGCAACAGCAGCGCAGCACCGCGCTGGCCTGA
- a CDS encoding flagellin: protein MASTINSNIISMNAQRNQAASQSSLSTSMQRLSSGLRVNSAKDDAAGLAIAERMNAQVKGMNVAVRNSNDAISLTQTAEGALGKVADSLQRMRELAVQSANATNSDSDRDSLDKEFGELAKEIQRVMGGTTFNGKAVLGADAGDQDFQVGANTTSDDTITITTADMTADASLTAVAGTDNTGAGRAVIDSTTNGTVDTVIDDIDAALDKVNSERATMGASQSRFDSVISNLQVSVENQSAARSRIMDADFASETANLSRAQILQQAGNAMIAQANQLPQQVMSLLR from the coding sequence ATGGCTTCCACGATCAATTCGAACATCATCTCGATGAATGCGCAGCGCAACCAGGCCGCTTCGCAAAGTTCGCTCTCCACCTCGATGCAACGCCTGTCGTCGGGCTTGCGTGTCAACAGCGCCAAGGACGATGCCGCCGGTCTGGCGATCGCCGAGCGCATGAACGCTCAGGTCAAGGGCATGAACGTGGCGGTGCGCAACTCCAACGACGCGATCTCGCTGACGCAGACCGCTGAAGGCGCGCTTGGCAAGGTGGCCGATTCGCTGCAGCGCATGCGTGAACTGGCGGTCCAGTCGGCCAACGCCACCAACAGCGACAGCGACCGCGACTCGCTCGACAAGGAGTTCGGCGAGCTGGCCAAGGAAATCCAGCGCGTGATGGGTGGCACCACCTTCAACGGCAAGGCGGTGCTCGGTGCCGATGCGGGTGACCAGGACTTCCAGGTCGGTGCCAACACCACCAGCGACGACACCATCACGATCACCACCGCCGACATGACCGCCGACGCCAGTCTGACGGCGGTCGCGGGCACCGACAACACCGGCGCCGGCCGCGCGGTGATCGACAGCACCACCAACGGCACGGTCGACACGGTGATCGACGACATCGACGCCGCGCTCGACAAGGTCAACTCCGAGCGCGCCACGATGGGTGCCTCGCAGTCGCGCTTCGACTCGGTGATCTCGAACCTGCAGGTGTCGGTGGAGAACCAGTCGGCGGCCCGCAGCCGCATCATGGACGCGGACTTCGCCTCGGAAACCGCCAACCTGAGCCGTGCGCAGATCCTGCAGCAGGCCGGCAACGCGATGATCGCGCAGGCCAACCAGCTGCCCCAGCAGGTGATGTCGCTGCTGCGCTGA
- the flhD gene encoding flagellar transcriptional regulator FlhD, producing MNTEQILAEIREANLSYLMLAQSLIRADREQALFRLGVSEETATILDTLSPSQMMKIASGNTLLCRMRVDDDLVWSLLTNHGKSAANDGISRLHASILMAGRHHEAA from the coding sequence ATGAACACCGAACAGATCCTTGCCGAAATCCGCGAAGCCAACCTGTCCTACCTGATGCTCGCTCAGAGCCTGATCCGCGCTGACCGCGAACAGGCGCTGTTCCGCCTCGGCGTGTCGGAAGAGACCGCCACGATCCTCGACACCCTGTCGCCGTCGCAGATGATGAAGATCGCTTCGGGCAACACGCTGCTGTGCCGCATGCGCGTCGACGACGATCTGGTCTGGAGCCTGCTCACCAACCACGGCAAGAGCGCCGCCAACGACGGCATCTCGCGCCTGCACGCCAGCATCCTGATGGCCGGCCGCCATCACGAAGCCGCCTGA